The genomic window TGATGTGATCGAGAAACGTCCCCCCCTCGGGGGCGTCGTCGGGGTTCTCGACGGCGAACAGCCGGTCGTACAGCCGCACCTCGGCGGTCAGAGCCTTTTCGGCGCTGACCCAGTGAATCGTCCCCTTGACCTTGCGGCTGTGGTCGGGGTCGAACGTGCACCGCAACTCGGTCACGACGCCCGCGGCGTCCTTGATCACTTCATCGCAAGCGATGATCCCCGCCGAACGGAGCCGCACCTCGCCCCCCGGCTTGAGGCGGAAGAACTTCTTCGGGGCGTCTTCCATGAAATCGTCTTGCTCGATGTAGATCTCGCGGGTGAGCGGGACGGTCCGCGACCCCAGTTCCGGTTTCTGGGGGTGATTGGGCGCCTCGCAGGCGATCGTTTCGCCGGCCGACACGTTGGTCAGGACGACCTTCAGCGGGCGGAGCACCGCCATCGCCCGGGGGGCTCGCTCGTTAAGATCCTCGCGGACCGCGTCCTCGAGCCACCCCATGTCGATCGTGCTGTTGAACTTGGCGACGCCGATCCGCTCGCAAAACGCGCGGATCGCCTCGGAGGTGTAGCCGCGGCGGCGCAGCCCGCGGATCGTCGGCATGCGCGGATCGTCCCAGCCGGCGACGTGCTTGTCGCGCACCAGCTCGAGCAATTTCCGTTTGCTCATCACCGTGTAGGTGAGATTCAGCCGGGCGAATTCGATCTGCTGCGGGTGATGAATCCCCAACTCGCGACAGAACCAGTCGTACAACGGGCGATGGTTCTCGAACTCCAACGTGCAGATCGAGTGGGTGATCCCTTCGATCGAGTCGCTTTGACCGTGGGTGTAGTCGTACGACGGGTAGATGCACCAAGCGTCCCCCGTGCGCTGGTGACGGGCGTGCTTGATGCGGTACATCACCGGGTCGCGGAGGTTGAGATTGGGCGAGGCCATGTCGATCTTCGCCCGCAGGGTGCGGCTGCCGTCGGGGAATTCGCCGGCGCGCATCCGGGCCAAGAGATCGAGATTTTCGGCGACGGGGCGCGTGCGGCAGGGACTGTCGACGCCCGGTTCGGTGAGCGTGCCGCGATGGGCTCGCACCTCCTCGCTCGTAAGGTCGCAGACGTAGGCCTTGCCCGCTTTGACGAGCAGGACCGCCCACTGGTAAAGCTGCTCGAAATAGTCCGAGGCGTAGAACAGTCGGTCTTCCCACTCGCCCCCCAGCCAGCGGACGTCGTCGATGATCGCGTCGACGTATTCCTGCTCTTCCTTGACGGGGTTCGTGTCGTCGAACCGCAGGTTGAACTTGCCGGCGTACTCGCGCGCGAGGCCGAAGTTCAGACAGATGCTTTTGGCGTGGCCGATGTGGAGATAGCCGTTGGGCTCGGGAGGAAACCGCGTGTGGACGCGGCCGCCGTTCTTGCCGGCGACCCGATCGGCGTCGATTATCTGCTGAATGAAGTTGCGCGATGTGGCGCGGCCGGTTTTGGCGTTGTCGGGGCGGTCGCTCTCGGGGGCGGGCATAGCAGGGGGCTCGCAGGGCGAAGGCGCCGCGGGGGACGCCGGAAGGCGGGGCCCGGCCGCAAGCACGACCGGATGCGGCATGTTCGCCGAGCGAGGCGTTTCGATCAAGAGACGTTCGCACGGGCCGAGCGGTTCGCCGTCGGATGAGCGGTCCCGAGCGAGGTTACAGGTTCATCCGCCAGATGGCTCCGTTGAGCGTCGCCGCGAAAAGAACCCAGGCCAGATACGGCGCCAGCAGCAGCGCCGCCGTGCGGCTGGTGCGCCGCGCCAAGACGATGGTCGCCGTGATCGCCGCAGCCAAAAGCAAAATGTCGACCAGCGCCCAGCCGGGGCGCTGGAGCCCGAAGAAGAGCCATGTCCAGCCGGCGTTCAGAGCGAGCTGCACCAGCCACATGGCCGTTGCGGGGCTCCGCCAGCCCCCGCTGCGTTGGATCAGCCAGCCTGCCAGGGCGATCATCGCATACAGCGGAGTCCAGACGACGGGGAACACCCAGTCGGGCGGCGTCCACCGGGGCTTGGCGAGCTGGTCGTACCAGGGCCCCGGTCCTGCCGCGGCGCCCGCGCTCGCCGCCAGCAGGCAGAGTCCGGCGAAGAGGAGCGGCGACCCCCGCTGCGCAAGCGAGGAAGGGCGTTTCGATTCCATCGTCGATTCCCTTAACTTGGCTGAGGACTCTTAACTTTCCTGAGGCTTGCGGTCGGCGGCGGACCGCGGACGTCGCCATGCGATCCACAGGGCGACGACGATGCTCCCCGCCAGCGCCCACGCCAGATCTTTCTGTGCGTCCCACATGTCGCCTTGCTGCCCGTTGTAGCGGTCGGCCGTCTCCGGCGCCGCGGTGATCGCGAGCAGCCATTCGAAGATTTCGTAGAGAGCTCCGCAAGTCGTCGCCCCGGCGACGGCGACCCACGGCGCAGCGCGACGAGCGAGCCCCGCGTGGACCGCCGCTTCGGAGAGGAGCGGGATCGCCAGCGCGCCGAAGGCGAAGTGAACGAACCGATCGCAGTGGTTGCGGCGCCAGCCGAACCACTCATCGGGACCGCTCCCCAGCGCGGCCTGAAACCAGTCTTCGTAGGGGACGTACGAGTAGATCCACCGGGCGGCGACGGCGTGGAGCGCGAGAAACGCCAGTGCGCAAATCAATGCGCCGTCGGAGAGCCAGCGGCGCTGCGCCGCGATCGCGGCCAGCACAAGCGCTGGCGCCGTCGCCGCGTGCTGCAGCCATTGTTCGCGCGGGAACAACGGCTTCACGAGCGTGACGGCGATTAGCGCCGCCGTGGCGGCGACGAGCGAGAGTTGCAGGCGCGGGCGCGGAGCAGGCGAGTTCACTGGCGGGGCGAGTCAAATATCGGTTCGGCGACGACCGAGGCGAAATCGCCGTGTTCGGTCGAGAACCTGCGGAGGAGTTCGGGGTCAGGAAGTCTCGGAGTTGCCGGGGTTTCGCGGGGACTTTGCGGCTGCTAGCACGGCGGCGGCAATCGGCGAGTTCGTCGGCGGCGGACGAACCGATCGTCTCCGCCCGCGTATCCATTGTTGCCATTCGGCAACACGACGTCGCCGCCCGACAGCGCGTTTTCTCGGCAAAGTTGAGGTTTGCCAACGCGCGCCGCCTGTTCCGACTTGGGGCGACGAACGTTTTCCCTGGCGAGGATCGAACCCCCGGCGCGCCGGCGATCCTTGAACTAGGGTTTCAACGTCGCACCGCGCCTCGCGTTTTTTGGGGTGCGATCTCCTCAGCGGCTCTTGTCGGAAATTCACGGCCCACGGGTTCCTCACGGGACTGTACGCCTGCATACTTCTCGATTGGCAACGTACTTCGCGTTCGTCGTCTCTCGCGCTGCGGCCTTGCGCCGGCGAATCGACGACCTCCGCGCGAAGCAGGACGGTCAGCACTGATGCGCAGAAAATCAACACGGAAGACTTCTCGGCAGGGGCGAATCGAGTCGCTCGAGCCGCGCGTCGTCATGTCCGCCGATCCGCTGGCGGATCTGCTTGGCGGCGGCGTCGTGCATCATGCCATCGACGACGAGGCGCCGTCGTTGGTGCAGCACGTCGAAGGGTCGATCCCCGACTTCTGGATTACCGCCGAGGACCGGGCCCTGCTCGAGTCCTCGTTCGACGGCATCGAGCAAATGCTGGTGCAAGCTCACCAGCAGACGGGTTGGAATACGGTTCAAGCGAACTACGGTTTCACGGGCAGCGGGCAGACCGTCGCGGTGATCGACAGCGGCATTGCGTACGACCACTACGCCTTGGGGGGCGGGCTGGGCAGCAATTACCGCGTCGTCGGCGGATGGGACTTTACCGAGGAGAACGACGCCAACCCCTACGACGACGGCGCATCGGGCTCGCACGGCACGCACGTCGCGGGGATCATCGGCAGCACCGACGCGACTCACCGCGGCGTCGCGCCGGGGGTCGATCTGGTCGCCCTGCGGGTGTTCAACGACGTGGGGGCGGGGTACTTCAGTTGGGTCGAAAACGCTTTGCGGTGGGTCTACGCCAACCGGAATTCGTTCGCCAATCCGATCACGGCCGTGAATTTGTCGCTGGGCGTGTCGAGTTGGAACGCCGAGTCGATTCCCGCGTGGGCCAATCTGGAAGACGAGTTCGCCCAGTTGGAGTCGGTCGGCATCTTCGTCGCCGTCTCGGCAGGAAACAGCTTCACCAGCTACAACACGACCGGGCTGAGTTATCCTGCGGCCAGCCAGTACGTGGTGCCGGTGATGTCGACCGACGACTCGGGGCTGCTGTCGTACTACAGCCAGCGCAGCACGCGGGCGATCGCGGCGCCGGGGCGGTCGATCATCAGCACCGTGCCCGACTACGCCGGCAACAACAACGGCGTCGCCGACGACTTCAAAACGATGAGCGGCACGAGCATGGCCGCCCCGTACGTGGCAGGCGCCAGCACGCTGGTGCGGCAAGCGATGCAGTTCGTCGGCATGACCGGCATCACGCAGGACATGATCTACGACCACATCATGGCCACCGCCGATTCGTTCGTCGACTCGGCGACCGGGGCGACCTTCAAGCGTCTGAACCTGAGCCGGGCGATCGATGCGCTGATGCCGACCGACGATTTCGGTTCGACGATGGGCACGGCGTACGGCCTGGGGACGGTCGCGGGGTCGATGACGATGAACGGCGTGATCAGCACGCTGTCGGACGTCGATTACTTCAGGTTCACCGCCGGGGCCACGGGGACGGTCACGTTCAACGCGACCTCGACCACCCACGACATGTCCCCGCTGTGGAACGCGTACAACGCGCAGGGGGCCACGCTGCTGAGCGCCAGCTCGTCGTCGGCGACGTTCCAGGTCGTCGCGGGGCAGCAGTACACCGTCGGCCTGTCGTCGTCGGGGGGACTGGGTTATTACAATTTCAACGTCACCGCCCAGGCGACGTTCAACCCAATCGACTGGGGCGTCGTTTCGTTCAACCAGAACGCGGACCAGACCGTCTCGGGCGAGTCGTGGTATCGCGTCACCGCCAGTCGGGCGGGGCTGCTCACCGCTCAGGCCGCGTTCGCTCCGAACGGCGGCGACGTGACGCTGCAGTTCTACGATACGAACCAACAACTGATCGCCACGGGCACGACGGCGGGGACGACCGCCCGCGTCGACGTGAACGCGACCGCGGGCCAGCAGTTCCTGCTGCGGGCTGTCGGAACGAACAGCGACGTCGATTTCACGCTGGCGAATCTGGTGCGGCAAGTCGGGTCGACCGTGAGCGTGACCGGCACGGCCGGGGCCGACGCGGTCGCCTTCAGCGCCGGCAGCAGCTACTACGTCACGGTCAACGGGATCGGCTACGGGTTTTCGGCCGGCGCGGTTTCGCAGTTTCAGTTCGACGGCGGCGGCGGGGTCGACTCGCTCTCCCTGTTCGGATCGAGCGGCGCCGAGACGGTCAATCTCCGGCTTGGCCAGACCCAGATGACGGGGACCAACTACAGCGTCGTCGCCGTGAACTACGAGAACGTGACGGCGTACGGCGGCGGCGGGAACGATCTGGCCAACTTCTACGACACGGCGGGCGACGACCAGTTCACGGCTAGCCCGTACAACGGGACGATGACCGGGAGCGGGTACAGCCATTCCGCGCAACAGTTCGCGCGGATCGAGGCGTTTGCGACCCTCGGGAACGACGCCGCGCTGTTGGCCGACAGCGCCGGCGACGACGTGTTCGTCGCACGACCTGACTGGGGACAGTTGCGCGGGGCTGCGAACGACTACTCGCTGATGGCCCGGGGCTTCGACCGGGTCGAAGCGACGTCGACCGCCGGCGGGCTCGACCTCGCTTACCTGTACGACGGCGTAACGAACGACATCTTGGTGGCCCGGCCCGACTACGCGCAATTGCGGGGCGCCAACAATCAGTTCAACAATCAGGCGACCGGATTTGACCGCGTGTACGCGTACGGAACGGCGGGCGGGCTCGACCAAGCTTACATGTACGACTCGGCCGCCGACGACTTCATGATTTCGCGGCCCGACTACTCGCTCATGCGGAGCGCGAACACCAATGCGTACTACAACTACATCGCAGGGTTCGAGCGGGTTTACGCCTACGCGACTGCGGGGGGGAACGACCTCTCCTACTTCTACGACAGCGCAGGGGACGACCTGTTCATCGCTCGGCCCGACTTTGCGCTGATGCGGAGCGTCAACGACCAGTACTACAACTACTCGTCCGGGTTCGAGCGCGTCTTCGCGTACGCCTCGACGGGCAACGACTTGGCGTACTTGTACGACAGTTCCGGCGACGACCTGTTCGTCGCGCGTCCTGACTTCGGACTGCTTCGAAGCGTCGACGCCCGGTTCTACAACTACGCGGGCGGATTCGATCGCGTGCACGCCTACGCTTCGACCGGGTTCGACACGGCGACGTTGTACGACGGGGCGACCGACGACATCTTCGTCGCGCGTCCTGACTTCGGGCTGATGCGAAGCGTCGGCGCCGAGTTCTACAACTACGCCAGCGGGTTCGATCGGGTCTTCGGTTACTCGACCGCCGGCGGGAACGACACGGCCTTGATGTACGACGGCGCCGGGAACGACCGGTTCTACGGCGCGGCCGACTACGCCCTCATGCACGGGGAGTCGAACCAGTACTACAACCGCGCGCAAGGGTTCCGAACGACGACCGTCTACGCTTCGACCGGCAACGACCTCGCTTGGCTGTACGACTCGACCGGCAACGACGCGTTGACCGTGCGGGATTGGGGCGTGAGCCTGCTGTTCGGCGGCGGCAAGCGGATTGAACTGCGCGGGTTCAAGGGAGTCACCGCCTCGTCGCTCAGCGGCGGGCTCGACACGACCGACGTCGCGGCAGTCGATTGGCTGTTCAGCTCGGTCGGCAACTGGGCGTGAGGACGGCTGAAGTCGCGGGTCAGGCGGCGGCAGTTCGGCGCGATTGCGCGGCGCCAAGGTCGCTCGGTTCGGACGCGCGAGGATGATCGGCCACGAGGGTCGGCAGCAACTGGGCGAAGAACTTGCGCCGCCGTTCGAACCGGAACTCCTCGTCGATTCTCCTTGCGGCTTTCAGACCGATCTCTTGCGCCGCGTCTGGTTGCGAGAGGGCTTCGGAGAGCTTCGCCGCGATCGCAGCCGGGGAGTCGTCGTCGACGTAGTAGCCGCAATCTCCCACTACTTCGGGGATGGCCGTGCGGCGATTGACGACGACTGGCGCACCGCAGGCCATGGCTTCGGCGATCGCCAAGCCGAACCCCTCGTGCCGCGAGCATTGGTAGTACGCGCCGCAGCGCTGCATCCAATCGATCTTTTCTTCCTTGCTGATTTTGCCGAGGAACTCGATCGAGTCCGAGACGCCCAACGCGCCGGCTTGGCGTTCGAGTTCGGCCTGGCCTTCCATCGGTTCGCCCGCCAGCACGAGCCGGGCTTGCGGCCGGGTTCGCTTGACGATCGCGAACGCGTCGATCAGCTCCGGCAGCATTTTGCGCCGCATGTTCGCGGCCTTTTTCCAGGTGACGTTGAAGATCACGTCGGGCTCCGAGCGTCGGTTGTCGAGGCTCGCCGGGCGGTACTCGTCGAGCACGATGTGGGGGCAGTACTCGGCGTTTTTCAGCGGGAACATCGCCGCCAGTCTGGCGATCATGTAGCGGCTTACGAACACGCTGCGATCGGCGAACCGCAGCCCGTGCCGGACCAGAAATCGGTAGTGCCAGCGGCGTCGTTCGTAGATCTCCGGCTCGAGCGACCCGGTGACGCAGATCGGCAGTCCCCGCAGCTTGAAGACTGGTCCCACAAGCCACAGCCAGTTCCACCACCACAGGAACACTAGGTCGGCGTCCCGCGGGACCTCGCGCAAACGGGTGGCGATCGTCACCTCGTGCCCCAGCGACTCCAGGATTTCGAGATCCTGGCGGTAGAACTCGGTCGTGTGCAGGCGGTCGCGGGCGACGCGGTAGACGAAGAAGGCGATTTTCATGGCGGGGTCTCGCGACAGGCGATCAGCGGCATACGCAGGGGGCCGAGATCAGTTGCGGGGAATAGGCGGGCGCCATCTGCGGTCGGCGAGCCGATCTGAACGGCAGCACGACCACCAGCACGGCCGCCGCCGGGGCGTATTGCAGCCAGCCCAGGAAGACATGGAACAGGAAGGAGCCCTCGAAGTGCGCCGCGACTTGCATGGCGACGATGCCGGCGGCGAACGCGAAACGCGTCGGAGGATTGGCGACGTACTGCCGAGCCAATGCGCAGATGAATCCCAAGACGCCGGCGGCGGCGACGACGCCGACAAGCCCGAAGTTGCCGTAGGCGTCGGTGAGGATGCAACTGGGATAGTCCGCCTTGTCGATGCCGGCGTAGTCGTACATCAGGTAATACTTGGGCGTCGTCGCGAGGTCGGCCTTGATCGCCTCGGCCCGGCCGGGATCCCACAGGTAGCCTGCGGTCGCGAGGATGCCGGGGACCCACGACTCGCCCCACGAGAAGCCGCGGTGGCGGAGTTCGGGCGCCATGAGCGCCATGAGATCGATGCCGTCGAGTCGCGCCGCGATGTCGCCGACGACGTGAGTCGACTCGGTCGCCAGCGAGTTGGCCGTCAGCAGCGAGACGTCGAGGGAGTCCCACAGCGTCCCGCGCCAGTTGTGACGGAGATTGATCGTAAAGTTGACGCCGACCAGCACGACCGCGCCCCCCAGGACGGCACGCCACGCCAGCGTCCGACTGGAGACTCGCGGTTGGTCTTCGCGAATCAGCAACCGGATCGATCCCAACAGCAAGATCGTGGTTGCCAGCAACAGCCGGCTGTTGAGCGCGGCGATGACGAACTGCACGAGAAAGGTCGAACCGAAAGCGATGCGACAAGCGTTCCGTTCGGGGCCAGGCGAGCTGCGGAGCAAAGCCAAGTACGTCGTCACCACCAGCGGCAACAGCAAGCGGTCGTAACCGCGGATGAACAAGAATACGAAGGTCGGCAGATTGAGATACTCGGCCGCCAGGGCGCTATGGCCGATGCTGCGGAACAGCAGGCGATAATGGACTAGCGTCGCCAGGCACGACAGCGAGGAGACCAGCGAGAAGATCGCCAGAAACGAGACCATCCCCCGATTGAGCGTCAACGACGGGCCCCCGCGGACCGGGGCGAGCCGCCGCACCGAGGCGACGTAGCTGGCGACCAGCACGGGGATGAACAGCACGAGGCAGGCGAATTGCAGCTTGAGATACCAGCCCTCGAGAATCGGGTCGTCGACCGACAGATACGACAAGTTGAGGGTCGGCGCCGCGAAGCAGTAGACCACCGCCTGGGCCAGCACGAACAAGAACAGCGCATGTTTGCGGACCGGAAGAGCCCGGGCGACGAGGCCCGCGACCGCCACGGCGGCGAATGCCAGGATGTAGTGGAACGTCAGGTTCATGCGGCGATCAGGGACCGGCTACGGCTTTTGGAAGAACAACGCGGCGCCCCAGAATCCGCCGTGATCGGTGAACTGAACGTCGACGTCGTGCACGCCGGCGCGTTGCAGCAGTCCCAGCACGCGATTCAGATCGTAGTCGTTCATTTGCATTCGCGGGGCGCTCCAGGGGCGTCCTCGCCGCAGGTTGGTCAGGCGATGAGCCAGCGGGACGTACTTCTTGACCAGCCCGATCGCCCGCCACTTCCAATGGGCCTTGGCGTAGGTCATGTGCAAGACCCCGACGCCGCCGGGATCGAGCCGATCGAGCAGCGCCGCGATCACTCTCATTCCCCGTCGCACGGGGATGTGCTGCAGTACGATGTAGGTGTGAACCAGGTCGAACGTCCCTTGGACCGCCGCAAGGCGATCGTCGCTGGCGGCGAGCGCGACGTTGTCGAGGCCGCGGCGCCGGCAGTTGTCGGCGGCTTCGGCGAGCATCCCCGGCGAGACGTCGACCCCGACCGCCTCATCGGAGAGTCGAGCCAGCGGAATCAGCAAGCGGCCTACCCCGCAGCCGAAATCGAGAGCGCGGCGGAACCGAGTCGGGCGATTGAATCGTCGGCCGATTCGCTCGGTCATCGCCTCGACGTACTGCTCGCCGCTGAGGAAGAAGTCGCTGAGCGACTGGTCGGTGAGTTGCGTGCTGCGGAATCGTTCCTCGACGAGCACGCCGAAGTACGGATCCGTCTTTCCGAAGGATTTCCAGGCCCGGTCGGTGGCGGCGCTGAACATGGGTCGAACCTCCGTGCGAATTTCAGGTCATCGTCGGGGCGAGCGGGCGTCGACCGACGAGTCGTTCAAGGGCGTAGCGGCAGAGCTGCCGCTCGTTGTCGTCGAAAAGCTGCAGCCATGCCACGGCGACGAGTCCCAGGCTGATCGCCAGGGCGGCGGCCGCTCGGGCAAGCGGTTGGGGCCAGTTCGTCAGCAGCGTGCCGGCGGCCAAGGCGACGGCTGACAATGCCGTTGGCGGGACGAGCAGCTTCCGGACGAAACCGGCGGTCGTGATTCCCGTCATGCGTGCGGCCAGCGGGATGAAAGGGATGTTTCCCAGCATCGTCGCCAAGAGCAGGCCCGACGACAGTCCGATGAGCGGATCGGCATAGAGCACGCCCCCGGCAGCCGACAGCGCGACGACCAGCGTCGCCTTGAGCGCGGTCGCTGCGGCGAGTCGACGATGATTGTTCATGACGACCAGTAAGCTCGTGGGCGCCGCAAACGCCGCGTCGAGCAGAAACGCCCCGGCGATCAAGGCGACGCAGCCGGCGCCGGGATACGAGTCGGGCCCGAGCCAGACGGCGAGGATCGGTTCGACCAACGGGACGAACAGCACGGCGAAAATCGCTGCGGCGACGCTCGTCGTCTTGATCATCAGCGCCGTGACGGCGGCGGTTTTCTCGCCTTCTCCGCGAGCGTGCCAGATGAGGACGTAGGGCTGGATTGCGCGCGATCCGGCGGTGATGAACGACCACGCGGCGACACGGAAGACGTTGAGCAGAAAAAAGACCGGCGGAGCCAAGGCCAGCCCCCCCATTTTGGCGGCCATCAGCGTCAGCACGCTGCGATCGAGCACCGTCGAAGCGTTAATGACAAAGAAGCAGGACGAGTTCTTCGCCAGCGGCCACGCCAACTCGCGGCGAATCAAGTCGCGACCGAGTCGGGCCCAAGGCCGGCCGTAACTGGCGACTCCTGCGACGACGAGGGCGGCCGCCAGCAGGGCGGCGTTCGCAGCGACGGTGACTCCCAACAAACCGACCCCCAGCCAAGCGGTCGCCACGGTCGCACAGGCACAGGCCGCCGTGGCGGCCGACTC from Pirellulales bacterium includes these protein-coding regions:
- a CDS encoding glutamine--tRNA ligase/YqeY domain fusion protein, with protein sequence MPAPESDRPDNAKTGRATSRNFIQQIIDADRVAGKNGGRVHTRFPPEPNGYLHIGHAKSICLNFGLAREYAGKFNLRFDDTNPVKEEQEYVDAIIDDVRWLGGEWEDRLFYASDYFEQLYQWAVLLVKAGKAYVCDLTSEEVRAHRGTLTEPGVDSPCRTRPVAENLDLLARMRAGEFPDGSRTLRAKIDMASPNLNLRDPVMYRIKHARHQRTGDAWCIYPSYDYTHGQSDSIEGITHSICTLEFENHRPLYDWFCRELGIHHPQQIEFARLNLTYTVMSKRKLLELVRDKHVAGWDDPRMPTIRGLRRRGYTSEAIRAFCERIGVAKFNSTIDMGWLEDAVREDLNERAPRAMAVLRPLKVVLTNVSAGETIACEAPNHPQKPELGSRTVPLTREIYIEQDDFMEDAPKKFFRLKPGGEVRLRSAGIIACDEVIKDAAGVVTELRCTFDPDHSRKVKGTIHWVSAEKALTAEVRLYDRLFAVENPDDAPEGGTFLDHINPGSVEVLRDAKLEPSLAAAKPGARFQFERIGYFYVDPLDSDPGAPVFNRVVTLRDSWTPLPA
- a CDS encoding tryptophan-rich sensory protein, producing MESKRPSSLAQRGSPLLFAGLCLLAASAGAAAGPGPWYDQLAKPRWTPPDWVFPVVWTPLYAMIALAGWLIQRSGGWRSPATAMWLVQLALNAGWTWLFFGLQRPGWALVDILLLAAAITATIVLARRTSRTAALLLAPYLAWVLFAATLNGAIWRMNL
- a CDS encoding DUF2238 domain-containing protein → MNSPAPRPRLQLSLVAATAALIAVTLVKPLFPREQWLQHAATAPALVLAAIAAQRRWLSDGALICALAFLALHAVAARWIYSYVPYEDWFQAALGSGPDEWFGWRRNHCDRFVHFAFGALAIPLLSEAAVHAGLARRAAPWVAVAGATTCGALYEIFEWLLAITAAPETADRYNGQQGDMWDAQKDLAWALAGSIVVALWIAWRRPRSAADRKPQES
- a CDS encoding S8 family serine peptidase — protein: MRRKSTRKTSRQGRIESLEPRVVMSADPLADLLGGGVVHHAIDDEAPSLVQHVEGSIPDFWITAEDRALLESSFDGIEQMLVQAHQQTGWNTVQANYGFTGSGQTVAVIDSGIAYDHYALGGGLGSNYRVVGGWDFTEENDANPYDDGASGSHGTHVAGIIGSTDATHRGVAPGVDLVALRVFNDVGAGYFSWVENALRWVYANRNSFANPITAVNLSLGVSSWNAESIPAWANLEDEFAQLESVGIFVAVSAGNSFTSYNTTGLSYPAASQYVVPVMSTDDSGLLSYYSQRSTRAIAAPGRSIISTVPDYAGNNNGVADDFKTMSGTSMAAPYVAGASTLVRQAMQFVGMTGITQDMIYDHIMATADSFVDSATGATFKRLNLSRAIDALMPTDDFGSTMGTAYGLGTVAGSMTMNGVISTLSDVDYFRFTAGATGTVTFNATSTTHDMSPLWNAYNAQGATLLSASSSSATFQVVAGQQYTVGLSSSGGLGYYNFNVTAQATFNPIDWGVVSFNQNADQTVSGESWYRVTASRAGLLTAQAAFAPNGGDVTLQFYDTNQQLIATGTTAGTTARVDVNATAGQQFLLRAVGTNSDVDFTLANLVRQVGSTVSVTGTAGADAVAFSAGSSYYVTVNGIGYGFSAGAVSQFQFDGGGGVDSLSLFGSSGAETVNLRLGQTQMTGTNYSVVAVNYENVTAYGGGGNDLANFYDTAGDDQFTASPYNGTMTGSGYSHSAQQFARIEAFATLGNDAALLADSAGDDVFVARPDWGQLRGAANDYSLMARGFDRVEATSTAGGLDLAYLYDGVTNDILVARPDYAQLRGANNQFNNQATGFDRVYAYGTAGGLDQAYMYDSAADDFMISRPDYSLMRSANTNAYYNYIAGFERVYAYATAGGNDLSYFYDSAGDDLFIARPDFALMRSVNDQYYNYSSGFERVFAYASTGNDLAYLYDSSGDDLFVARPDFGLLRSVDARFYNYAGGFDRVHAYASTGFDTATLYDGATDDIFVARPDFGLMRSVGAEFYNYASGFDRVFGYSTAGGNDTALMYDGAGNDRFYGAADYALMHGESNQYYNRAQGFRTTTVYASTGNDLAWLYDSTGNDALTVRDWGVSLLFGGGKRIELRGFKGVTASSLSGGLDTTDVAAVDWLFSSVGNWA
- a CDS encoding glycosyltransferase → MKIAFFVYRVARDRLHTTEFYRQDLEILESLGHEVTIATRLREVPRDADLVFLWWWNWLWLVGPVFKLRGLPICVTGSLEPEIYERRRWHYRFLVRHGLRFADRSVFVSRYMIARLAAMFPLKNAEYCPHIVLDEYRPASLDNRRSEPDVIFNVTWKKAANMRRKMLPELIDAFAIVKRTRPQARLVLAGEPMEGQAELERQAGALGVSDSIEFLGKISKEEKIDWMQRCGAYYQCSRHEGFGLAIAEAMACGAPVVVNRRTAIPEVVGDCGYYVDDDSPAAIAAKLSEALSQPDAAQEIGLKAARRIDEEFRFERRRKFFAQLLPTLVADHPRASEPSDLGAAQSRRTAAA
- a CDS encoding class I SAM-dependent methyltransferase codes for the protein MFSAATDRAWKSFGKTDPYFGVLVEERFRSTQLTDQSLSDFFLSGEQYVEAMTERIGRRFNRPTRFRRALDFGCGVGRLLIPLARLSDEAVGVDVSPGMLAEAADNCRRRGLDNVALAASDDRLAAVQGTFDLVHTYIVLQHIPVRRGMRVIAALLDRLDPGGVGVLHMTYAKAHWKWRAIGLVKKYVPLAHRLTNLRRGRPWSAPRMQMNDYDLNRVLGLLQRAGVHDVDVQFTDHGGFWGAALFFQKP